In Sedimenticola thiotaurini, the following proteins share a genomic window:
- a CDS encoding alpha/beta fold hydrolase, translated as MQIKCLLPILLLLACPLWASDLAREGRIAAEIRDGLVVGEPVMLQADGNDFFTLYTQEQSTYSHGAVILLHGRGAHPDWADVIHPLRVGLPGYGWKTLSIQLPIAAADASGWVYTELIPEAFPRITAAVEYLKQQDVTNIVLVGHSLGARMGVEYLAQTVPEEVKAYVAIGLSARKEGPGDSTLAALGKLQLPLLDIYGSQDLDAVLQSGPERARAARLAENPGYRQRQIAGADHFFTGLDDTLLAEVRAWLGRIAADVQVQQNNLDVNVNTN; from the coding sequence ATGCAGATCAAGTGTTTACTGCCCATTCTGCTCCTGCTGGCCTGTCCGCTCTGGGCGTCAGATCTGGCGCGGGAGGGACGCATCGCCGCAGAGATTCGTGATGGACTGGTGGTGGGGGAACCTGTGATGTTGCAGGCAGACGGCAATGATTTCTTCACCCTTTATACCCAGGAACAGTCCACTTACAGCCACGGCGCGGTGATTCTCCTGCATGGTCGGGGAGCCCATCCTGACTGGGCCGATGTGATCCATCCGTTACGTGTCGGACTGCCCGGCTATGGCTGGAAGACGCTCTCCATCCAGTTGCCCATCGCCGCCGCCGACGCTTCCGGTTGGGTCTATACCGAGCTGATTCCCGAGGCGTTTCCGCGCATCACCGCCGCAGTGGAATACCTGAAACAGCAGGACGTGACCAATATCGTGCTGGTCGGCCACAGCCTGGGTGCACGCATGGGTGTCGAATATCTGGCCCAGACGGTGCCTGAGGAGGTGAAGGCATACGTGGCGATCGGGCTCTCTGCCAGAAAAGAGGGGCCGGGAGACAGCACCCTTGCTGCCCTGGGAAAACTGCAACTGCCTTTGCTGGATATCTACGGTAGTCAGGATCTGGATGCGGTGCTGCAGAGTGGCCCGGAGCGGGCCAGAGCGGCCCGGTTAGCAGAGAATCCGGGCTACAGACAACGCCAGATTGCCGGGGCGGACCATTTTTTTACCGGTCTGGATGATACCTTGCTGGCTGAAGTGCGTGCCTGGTTAGGGCGGATAGCGGCTGATGTGCAGGTGCAGCAAAATAATCTTGACGTTAACGTAAACACAAACTAG
- a CDS encoding amino acid ABC transporter substrate-binding protein, translating to MKKIHAIASAVTLTAVMSTNAFAGATLDSVKKKGFVQCGVSTGLPGFSSADEKGNWFGLDVDVCRAVAAAVFGDADKVKYTPLTAKERFTALQSGEIDMLSRNTTWTLTRDSSLGLNFAGVNYYDGQGFMVNKNLGVKSALELDGASFCIQAGTTTELNLADYFRANNMKYTPVTFDSSDETVKAFDSGRCDALTSDQSQLYALRIKLGNPDGAIVLPEVISKEPLGPVTAQGDDEWYKIVRWSLFAMINAEELGVSSGNVDKMMSSDDPNVRRLLGLEGIKGSGLGLADDWAVNIIKQVGNYGEAFERNVGQGSPLKIARGQNALWNKGGLQYAPPIR from the coding sequence ATGAAGAAAATTCATGCAATCGCTTCTGCAGTCACCCTGACTGCGGTTATGTCAACCAACGCCTTTGCCGGCGCAACCCTTGATTCGGTGAAGAAGAAAGGATTTGTACAGTGTGGAGTGAGTACCGGTCTGCCTGGTTTCTCCAGCGCTGATGAGAAAGGTAACTGGTTTGGCCTGGATGTGGATGTCTGTCGCGCTGTCGCAGCTGCCGTGTTCGGCGATGCCGACAAGGTTAAATACACACCACTGACCGCCAAGGAACGTTTCACTGCGTTGCAGTCTGGCGAGATCGACATGCTGTCCCGTAACACCACCTGGACATTGACCCGTGATTCATCACTGGGACTTAACTTTGCCGGTGTCAATTACTATGATGGCCAGGGCTTCATGGTTAACAAGAACCTGGGTGTGAAGAGCGCCCTGGAACTGGATGGCGCTTCGTTCTGTATCCAGGCGGGCACCACCACTGAGTTGAATCTGGCTGACTATTTCCGCGCCAACAACATGAAGTACACCCCGGTGACCTTTGATTCGTCGGATGAAACCGTCAAGGCGTTTGACTCCGGTCGTTGTGACGCGCTCACCTCGGATCAGTCCCAGCTTTATGCACTGCGTATCAAACTGGGTAATCCAGACGGTGCCATTGTACTGCCCGAAGTGATCTCCAAGGAGCCACTGGGTCCGGTTACCGCACAGGGTGATGATGAATGGTACAAAATCGTTCGCTGGTCACTGTTTGCTATGATTAATGCTGAAGAGCTGGGTGTAAGCTCCGGCAACGTGGACAAGATGATGTCCAGTGATGATCCGAATGTCCGGCGTCTGTTGGGACTCGAAGGTATCAAGGGTAGTGGCCTGGGTCTCGCCGATGACTGGGCTGTGAACATCATCAAGCAGGTGGGTAACTACGGAGAAGCTTTCGAGCGTAACGTAGGCCAGGGTAGTCCGCTTAAGATTGCTCGTGGACAGAACGCGCTCTGGAACAAGGGTGGTCTGCAGTACGCTCCACCTATCCGCTAG
- a CDS encoding amino acid ABC transporter permease → MADEHRKVPELAKPALWRRPAVRSLFFQILLVAGIGFFGYTIFQNTLHNMEQRGISTGFGFLDNEAGFGILMTLIPFDETYTYGRTFLVGLLNTLLVASLGIFFATIIGFIMGVARLSRNWIISRLATIYIEVFRNIPLLLQIMFWYFAVLRPLPGPRQSLILNDTFYLSNRGLYMPSPVFGEGFWMVMVGLAVAIVASILVIRWARKRQEATGEQFHSIYASIGLVIGLPMLIFLLAGSPLSWDFPVLQRFNMAGGMVIIPELAALLVALSIYTGAFIAEAVRSGILAVSHGQTEAAHALGLRPASTLRLVIIPQALRVIIPQLTSQYLNLTKNSSLATAIGYPDLVAVFAGTTLNQTGQAVEVIAMTMAVYLAISLTISLFMNWYNKRIQLVER, encoded by the coding sequence ATGGCGGATGAACATCGGAAAGTGCCGGAGCTAGCCAAGCCGGCGCTCTGGAGACGGCCAGCAGTCCGGTCGCTGTTTTTTCAGATTCTGCTGGTCGCAGGTATCGGCTTCTTCGGCTACACCATCTTCCAGAACACCCTCCATAACATGGAGCAGCGCGGTATCAGCACCGGTTTCGGCTTCCTGGATAATGAAGCCGGCTTCGGTATCCTGATGACCCTCATCCCCTTCGACGAGACCTATACCTACGGCCGCACCTTCCTGGTCGGCTTGCTCAATACCCTGCTGGTCGCGTCGCTGGGCATCTTCTTTGCCACCATCATCGGTTTCATCATGGGTGTTGCGCGCCTGTCGCGTAACTGGATCATTTCTCGCCTTGCCACCATCTATATAGAGGTGTTTCGAAATATCCCCCTGCTGTTGCAGATCATGTTCTGGTATTTCGCCGTACTGCGTCCCCTCCCCGGTCCCCGGCAAAGCCTGATTCTGAACGACACCTTCTATCTCAGCAATCGCGGTCTCTATATGCCCAGTCCCGTATTCGGCGAGGGGTTCTGGATGGTGATGGTCGGGCTGGCGGTGGCGATTGTGGCCAGTATCCTGGTGATCCGCTGGGCACGTAAACGGCAGGAGGCGACGGGGGAGCAGTTCCACTCTATCTATGCATCGATCGGGCTGGTGATCGGCTTGCCCATGCTGATTTTCTTACTGGCAGGCAGTCCGCTGAGCTGGGACTTCCCGGTATTGCAGCGTTTTAACATGGCCGGCGGTATGGTGATTATTCCCGAGCTGGCGGCGCTTCTGGTGGCATTGAGTATCTACACGGGTGCCTTTATCGCTGAGGCGGTACGTTCCGGTATCCTGGCGGTCAGTCATGGACAGACCGAGGCGGCCCATGCCCTCGGTCTACGCCCCGCTTCCACACTGCGTCTGGTGATCATCCCCCAGGCGTTACGGGTGATTATTCCGCAGCTCACCAGTCAGTATCTGAATCTGACCAAGAACTCATCCCTGGCCACCGCAATCGGTTATCCCGATCTGGTGGCGGTCTTTGCCGGTACCACCCTGAACCAGACCGGGCAGGCGGTGGAGGTGATCGCCATGACCATGGCAGTTTACCTGGCGATCAGTCTGACCATTTCCCTGTTCATGAACTGGTACAACAAACGTATCCAACTGGTGGAGAGGTAA
- a CDS encoding amino acid ABC transporter permease: protein MSVHTPHPDLPPPTLSVGVLGWLRSNLFSSPLHTLLSLFAIYLIYLTVPPIINWVFVDSTWVGDTREACSATTGACWVFVKVRMNQFMYGFFPESEYWRINLAFGLLILLAIPLFIKKFNHKGKLALFILLVYPFVIFVLFSGGYFGLVPVETSKWGGLSLTLILAGVGIAASLPLGIVLALGRRSKMPIVKSVSVVFIEFWRGVPLITVLFMSSVMLPLFLPEGTNFDKLLRAMIGIALFQSAYMAEVVRGGLAAIPKGQYEAGEALGLSYWQSMGLIILPQALKLVIPGIVNTFIALFKDTTLVLIIGLFDLLAIIQQAFADPDWLGFSIEGYVFAASIFWIFCFGMSRYSMALEKKLHTGHAR from the coding sequence ATGAGCGTGCATACCCCCCATCCCGATCTGCCGCCACCTACCCTGAGTGTCGGCGTGCTTGGCTGGTTGAGGAGCAATCTGTTCTCTTCGCCACTGCATACCCTGCTGAGCCTGTTTGCCATCTATCTGATCTATCTGACGGTACCGCCGATCATCAACTGGGTTTTCGTCGACTCCACCTGGGTGGGCGATACCCGGGAGGCCTGTAGCGCAACCACCGGTGCCTGCTGGGTGTTTGTGAAGGTGCGCATGAATCAGTTCATGTACGGCTTTTTCCCCGAATCGGAGTACTGGCGAATCAATCTCGCTTTTGGTCTGTTGATCCTGCTGGCCATACCGCTGTTCATCAAGAAATTTAACCACAAGGGTAAGCTGGCACTCTTTATTCTGTTGGTCTATCCGTTCGTTATTTTCGTGCTCTTTTCCGGCGGCTACTTTGGTCTGGTGCCGGTTGAGACCAGCAAATGGGGCGGCCTCAGCCTGACCCTGATTCTGGCCGGTGTTGGTATCGCCGCGTCGCTGCCACTGGGTATCGTGCTGGCGTTGGGCCGGCGTTCCAAGATGCCCATTGTCAAATCCGTCTCGGTGGTATTTATCGAGTTCTGGCGTGGTGTACCGCTGATCACGGTGCTGTTCATGTCCTCGGTGATGCTGCCCCTGTTCCTACCCGAAGGTACCAATTTCGATAAGTTGCTACGGGCCATGATCGGTATTGCCCTGTTCCAGTCGGCCTATATGGCCGAAGTGGTCAGGGGCGGTCTGGCGGCGATACCGAAAGGCCAGTATGAAGCGGGCGAGGCGTTGGGCCTCAGTTACTGGCAGAGCATGGGGCTGATTATCCTGCCCCAGGCGTTGAAGCTGGTTATACCGGGCATCGTGAACACCTTCATCGCCCTGTTCAAGGATACCACCCTGGTGTTGATCATCGGGCTGTTCGATCTGTTGGCGATTATCCAGCAGGCGTTCGCCGATCCGGACTGGCTTGGATTCTCCATCGAGGGTTACGTTTTCGCCGCCAGTATCTTCTGGATTTTCTGCTTCGGTATGTCGCGTTACAGCATGGCGCTGGAAAAGAAACTGCATACCGGCCATGCCCGATAA
- a CDS encoding amino acid ABC transporter ATP-binding protein, with the protein MSETDKATRPAADSADLTIEMRGVHKWYGQFHVLKDINLSVTRGERIVICGPSGSGKSTMIRCINRLEEHQQGQIIVDGTELTDDVKHIDQVRKEVGMVFQHFNLFPHLTVLENCCLAPIWVRKMPRKEAEAVAMQYLEKVKIPEQAKKYPGQLSGGQQQRVAIARSLCMNPQIMLFDEPTSALDPEMIKEVLDTMIELAESGMTMLCVTHEMGFAKTVANRVIFMDAGEIIEENEPHEFFNNPQSDRTKLFLSQILQH; encoded by the coding sequence ATGTCTGAGACCGACAAAGCAACCCGCCCCGCAGCGGATTCCGCCGACCTTACGATCGAGATGCGAGGTGTGCACAAGTGGTATGGCCAGTTCCATGTCCTGAAAGATATTAATCTGTCGGTAACCCGGGGTGAGCGGATTGTGATCTGCGGCCCGTCAGGATCCGGTAAATCCACCATGATCCGCTGTATCAACCGGCTGGAGGAGCACCAGCAGGGGCAGATTATCGTCGATGGCACCGAGCTTACCGATGATGTGAAACATATCGATCAGGTGCGTAAGGAGGTAGGCATGGTGTTCCAGCACTTCAACCTGTTCCCGCACCTGACCGTTCTGGAGAACTGCTGCCTGGCGCCTATCTGGGTGCGCAAGATGCCACGCAAGGAGGCGGAGGCCGTGGCCATGCAGTACCTGGAGAAGGTGAAGATCCCGGAGCAGGCGAAGAAATACCCCGGTCAACTCTCCGGTGGTCAGCAGCAACGTGTGGCGATTGCCCGCAGCCTCTGCATGAATCCACAAATTATGCTGTTTGATGAGCCTACTTCAGCGCTGGACCCGGAGATGATCAAAGAGGTACTGGATACCATGATCGAACTGGCGGAAAGTGGCATGACCATGCTCTGTGTGACCCATGAGATGGGGTTCGCCAAAACGGTGGCGAATCGGGTGATCTTTATGGATGCCGGCGAGATCATCGAAGAGAATGAACCTCACGAGTTCTTCAACAATCCCCAGTCAGACCGCACTAAACTGTTTCTCAGTCAGATCCTGCAGCACTGA
- a CDS encoding cytochrome-c peroxidase, whose protein sequence is MTAVAGVAMANEPISPIAPVKEINLAQVELGKKLYFDPRLSKSGFISCNSCHNLSMGGTDNLKTSIGHNWQQGPINAPTVLNSSMNLAQFWDGRAADLKEQAGGPIANPGEMASTHTLAIDVIKSIPQYVVEFKQVFGDSEINIDRVTEAIAEFEKTLITPNSRFDQWLLGDKDAITATELEGYQLFKTSGCVACHNGPAVGGSSFQKMGVVEPYKATSPAEGLAAVTGKDADRFMFKVPTLRNVEMTYPYFHDGEAETLTEAVDIMGRLQLGKKFTDEENAKIVAFLKTLTGDQPSFLMPILPPSTDSTPRPQPFD, encoded by the coding sequence ATGACCGCTGTTGCCGGTGTAGCCATGGCCAATGAGCCGATCTCACCCATTGCACCGGTAAAAGAGATAAACCTCGCACAAGTAGAACTCGGAAAAAAACTCTATTTTGATCCACGCCTCTCTAAATCTGGATTCATCTCCTGTAACTCCTGTCACAACCTGAGCATGGGCGGCACGGATAATCTTAAAACTTCAATTGGCCATAACTGGCAACAGGGTCCAATCAACGCACCCACTGTACTTAATTCAAGCATGAACTTGGCCCAGTTCTGGGACGGCCGCGCGGCCGACCTGAAAGAGCAGGCCGGTGGCCCGATCGCCAACCCCGGCGAGATGGCATCCACCCACACCCTGGCCATCGATGTAATCAAATCCATTCCGCAGTACGTCGTTGAATTCAAACAGGTATTCGGTGATTCGGAAATCAACATTGACCGGGTAACGGAAGCAATTGCTGAGTTCGAGAAGACCCTGATCACGCCCAACTCCCGGTTTGACCAATGGCTGCTTGGCGATAAAGATGCCATCACCGCCACTGAACTGGAGGGATACCAGCTGTTCAAGACGAGCGGTTGTGTCGCCTGTCACAACGGCCCCGCCGTGGGTGGCAGCTCATTCCAGAAAATGGGTGTTGTAGAGCCGTACAAGGCAACCAGCCCGGCCGAGGGTTTGGCCGCCGTCACCGGCAAGGATGCAGATCGGTTCATGTTCAAGGTGCCGACCCTGCGTAACGTGGAGATGACCTATCCGTACTTCCACGATGGTGAGGCGGAAACCCTGACTGAGGCTGTGGATATAATGGGCCGCCTGCAGCTGGGCAAGAAGTTTACCGACGAAGAAAACGCTAAAATCGTCGCCTTCCTGAAGACCCTGACCGGTGATCAGCCTTCATTCCTGATGCCGATACTGCCGCCTTCCACGGATAGCACACCACGGCCACAACCTTTCGATTAA
- a CDS encoding fructosamine kinase family protein: MLQTIDPATTEKEVEIRCQPVAGGCINQAYSISFDDQRYFVKLNRVDRLSQFEDEADGLDALSAAEAIRVPRCLGYGVTGRHAYLVLEYLDLNGRGDPAHAGRQLAALHQHRAQRFGWRRDNTLGNTQQPNTPSDSWIEFWQQQRLGHQLNLAATRGENGPLQARGQRLLEAVPALLDHAPPPSLLHGDLWGGNFAYERTGQPVIFDPAVYYGDRETDLAMSELFGGFPADFYAAYCEAWPLPAGYPVRKQLYNLYHVLNHLNLFGGSYRQQAVTLIDQLLAEIG, encoded by the coding sequence ATGCTCCAGACCATTGATCCCGCCACCACCGAGAAAGAAGTGGAGATACGCTGCCAACCGGTGGCTGGAGGCTGCATCAACCAGGCGTACAGCATCTCATTTGACGACCAACGATACTTCGTGAAGCTGAACCGTGTCGACCGCCTCTCCCAGTTTGAGGACGAAGCGGACGGTCTCGACGCACTATCCGCTGCTGAGGCAATCCGGGTTCCCCGCTGTCTCGGGTACGGGGTTACCGGACGCCACGCCTACCTGGTACTGGAGTATCTTGATCTGAACGGCCGGGGTGATCCGGCTCACGCCGGGCGGCAGCTGGCGGCACTTCACCAGCACAGGGCACAGCGCTTCGGCTGGCGGCGGGACAATACTCTCGGTAATACTCAACAGCCCAATACGCCAAGCGACTCCTGGATTGAGTTCTGGCAACAGCAACGCCTTGGTCATCAACTCAATCTGGCAGCAACCCGGGGAGAGAATGGCCCCTTGCAGGCGCGCGGCCAGCGCCTGCTTGAGGCGGTGCCCGCCCTGCTTGACCACGCCCCGCCACCCTCACTGCTGCATGGCGACCTATGGGGGGGCAATTTCGCTTATGAGCGGACGGGACAACCGGTCATCTTCGATCCGGCGGTCTACTATGGCGACCGGGAAACCGACTTGGCAATGAGCGAACTGTTTGGCGGCTTCCCAGCGGACTTTTATGCAGCCTACTGTGAGGCCTGGCCGCTGCCTGCCGGTTATCCGGTGCGTAAACAGCTTTACAACCTGTACCATGTACTTAACCATCTCAACCTGTTTGGCGGCAGCTATCGCCAACAGGCCGTGACTCTTATCGATCAGCTGCTGGCAGAAATCGGATAG
- a CDS encoding HNH endonuclease — translation MAGLQQLILRTDLAGMPLEWVDYRDAVRLHFLDQIAYTCGRVLYRVHGGINARTHRQSHVDVNSIIATHGNSRALEKMRDGYSPPLNNHTLFQRDGHICLYCGQRFPRKQLSRDHVRPLSLGGPDEWNNVVTACVRCNNHKAGRTPEEAGMQLLAIPFTPTHAEYIYLQGHNVLADQMEFLRAHFPRSSPLHQRLQNG, via the coding sequence ATGGCAGGGCTTCAGCAACTAATCCTAAGAACTGATCTGGCCGGCATGCCGCTTGAGTGGGTCGATTACCGGGATGCGGTCCGACTGCACTTCCTTGATCAGATCGCCTACACCTGTGGGCGGGTGCTCTACCGCGTACACGGCGGTATCAATGCCCGAACCCACCGACAGAGTCATGTCGACGTCAATTCAATTATCGCCACCCACGGTAACAGCCGGGCGCTGGAGAAGATGCGCGACGGCTATTCTCCACCACTCAACAACCATACCCTGTTCCAGCGCGACGGCCATATCTGCCTCTACTGTGGTCAGCGTTTTCCCAGAAAGCAGCTCTCCCGGGATCATGTTCGGCCGCTGAGCTTGGGTGGCCCCGACGAATGGAATAACGTGGTAACCGCCTGTGTCCGCTGCAACAATCACAAGGCGGGACGCACACCGGAAGAGGCCGGCATGCAACTGCTGGCAATTCCCTTCACTCCTACCCATGCCGAGTATATTTATCTTCAGGGACACAATGTCCTGGCGGACCAGATGGAGTTTCTGCGGGCCCACTTCCCCCGCAGCAGCCCACTGCACCAACGGCTGCAAAACGGTTGA
- a CDS encoding primosomal protein N', translating to MPEQLILRVAVPAPLHHCFDYLPPDDVAADRLIPGVRVRVPFGRGERCGVLLELVSPGEGDGRRLKAAGAILDPQPLFSADDLALLRWAAGYYHHPIGEVIANALPVRLRKGEAPVPIRQRIWSLTPLGKQQERSALRRAPKQAELLDLLRESGGSLEQTQLLQICGSCRPALKALADKDWISVDERLPEAPGAAPPPAPSRLNGDQQSAVDGVDLERFDACLLDGVTGSGKTEVYLELVGRVLAKGRQALVLVPEIGLTPQLIRRFERRLGQGLAVLHSGLAAGERERAWHLARLGHAAVVLGTRSALLTPLPRLGLIVVDEEHDLSFKQQDGFRYSARDLAVIRAQRTGCPVILGSATPSLESLQNARAGRYTHLRLTQRAGEAKPARMDLLDIRSVRMEAGLSPVLLQKLRETLDAGNQALLFINRRGFAPIVTCHACGWVAQCRRCDARMTLHAASRLLWCHHCGSQRRQDDKCPECGDTDLRSLGQGTERVEQVLASCFPDVGIARIDRDSTRRKGSLDQLLNGIRTGKYSLLLGTQMLAKGHHFPDVTLVGILDVDQGLFGADFRAAERMAQLIIQVAGRAGRAEKPGRVLIQTRHPDHPMMQLLVHRGYAAFADEMLAERQAAAFPPFSYQALLRAEAPREQAPREFLDEARELAENLSGGRVELWGPVPAPMERRAGRYRAHLLLQADQRTDLQRLLSAWVHRLAVLKSARRVRWSIDVDPQEMF from the coding sequence ATGCCAGAACAACTGATCCTCCGGGTCGCCGTACCGGCCCCGCTTCACCACTGCTTTGACTATCTGCCACCGGATGATGTGGCGGCTGACCGGCTGATCCCGGGGGTGCGTGTGCGGGTGCCATTTGGGCGTGGTGAACGCTGTGGTGTGCTGCTGGAACTGGTCTCGCCGGGGGAAGGTGACGGGCGCCGCCTGAAGGCGGCCGGCGCTATCCTGGACCCGCAGCCCCTGTTTTCCGCCGACGATCTGGCACTGTTGCGCTGGGCGGCAGGCTATTACCACCACCCGATCGGGGAGGTGATTGCCAACGCTTTGCCGGTGCGGTTACGCAAAGGGGAGGCGCCGGTTCCTATTCGGCAGCGGATCTGGTCATTGACACCGCTCGGCAAACAACAGGAGCGGAGCGCACTCAGGCGCGCCCCGAAACAGGCGGAACTACTGGATTTGCTGCGGGAGTCGGGGGGCAGCCTGGAACAGACTCAGCTTCTGCAGATCTGCGGGAGCTGCCGGCCGGCTTTGAAAGCGCTGGCCGATAAAGATTGGATCAGTGTGGATGAACGATTGCCGGAGGCCCCTGGGGCGGCCCCCCCTCCCGCCCCATCGCGCCTCAATGGGGATCAGCAAAGCGCGGTGGATGGAGTCGATCTGGAACGCTTTGACGCCTGTCTGCTGGATGGGGTGACCGGTAGCGGCAAGACCGAGGTCTACCTGGAATTGGTGGGACGGGTACTGGCAAAGGGACGCCAGGCCCTGGTACTGGTGCCGGAGATCGGCCTGACCCCGCAGCTGATCCGTCGCTTTGAGCGACGCCTTGGGCAGGGGCTGGCGGTGCTCCATTCCGGTTTGGCAGCCGGTGAACGGGAGCGCGCCTGGCACTTGGCCCGGCTGGGTCACGCCGCGGTGGTGCTGGGTACCCGCTCGGCTCTGCTGACTCCGCTGCCCCGGCTCGGTCTGATTGTGGTGGATGAGGAGCATGATCTGTCATTCAAGCAGCAGGATGGATTTCGTTATTCGGCTCGGGATCTGGCGGTGATCCGGGCCCAGCGCACCGGCTGTCCGGTGATCCTGGGCAGTGCCACCCCGTCACTGGAGTCACTGCAGAATGCCCGTGCCGGGCGCTATACCCATCTGCGCCTGACGCAACGGGCCGGCGAGGCCAAGCCGGCGCGCATGGATCTGCTGGATATCCGCTCAGTGCGCATGGAGGCGGGACTCTCGCCGGTGCTGCTGCAGAAGTTGCGGGAGACTCTGGATGCCGGCAATCAGGCATTGCTGTTTATCAACCGGCGCGGATTCGCACCGATTGTCACTTGCCACGCCTGTGGCTGGGTGGCCCAGTGTCGCCGTTGTGATGCCCGCATGACCCTGCACGCCGCCAGCCGACTGCTGTGGTGTCACCACTGTGGGTCACAGCGGCGGCAGGATGATAAATGCCCCGAGTGTGGTGACACCGATCTGCGCAGCCTGGGACAGGGGACGGAACGGGTTGAGCAGGTGTTGGCCAGTTGTTTTCCCGATGTGGGCATCGCCCGTATCGACCGGGACAGTACCCGCCGCAAGGGGAGTCTGGATCAACTGCTGAACGGTATCCGTACAGGTAAGTACTCACTCCTGTTGGGCACGCAGATGCTGGCCAAGGGGCACCACTTTCCGGATGTGACCCTGGTGGGTATCCTGGATGTGGATCAGGGCCTGTTCGGGGCCGACTTCCGTGCCGCGGAGCGCATGGCCCAGTTGATCATTCAGGTGGCTGGTCGGGCCGGGCGGGCGGAAAAACCGGGCCGGGTGCTGATCCAGACCCGCCATCCCGACCATCCGATGATGCAGTTGCTGGTGCATCGGGGCTATGCCGCTTTTGCCGACGAGATGCTGGCGGAGCGTCAGGCGGCTGCTTTTCCACCGTTCAGTTACCAGGCCCTGCTGCGGGCTGAGGCGCCCCGGGAGCAGGCACCCCGGGAGTTTCTGGACGAGGCCCGGGAGCTGGCGGAAAACCTTTCCGGGGGGCGGGTCGAGCTGTGGGGGCCGGTACCGGCTCCAATGGAGCGGCGGGCCGGACGCTACCGTGCCCACCTGCTGCTACAGGCGGATCAGCGTACCGATCTGCAACGGTTGTTATCCGCCTGGGTACATCGCCTGGCGGTGCTCAAGTCGGCCCGGCGGGTGCGCTGGTCTATCGACGTGGATCCCCAGGAGATGTTCTGA